In one window of Bradyrhizobium sp. AZCC 1721 DNA:
- a CDS encoding alpha/beta fold hydrolase, whose protein sequence is MLKFLIRGFVSLVKWGLCGIGVLALVVLALLATPLQPLPELQAISRARATVDLTSLPAIVRFQARDGTWLGFRHYRAGGAPTGRVAIVIHGSSGSSGGTIHALSQALAAHGVETFAVDMRGHGTSGTHGDIGYVGQLEDDLADFVAVLRSSVPSAPLTLIGHSSGGGFTLRVAGSPIQNLFERFVLLAPYLGYDAPSTRPSSGGWARADIPRILGLTALRAIGVNCCEALPVLALAVPPNSEKTLVSTYTDRLMRNFAARSDFRRDLAAAARPLTIICGADDELMLADKYAEAVRGAKVAVDVRVLDGINHMGIVAAPKAVSIIAEDVATRAMAGS, encoded by the coding sequence ATGTTGAAATTCCTAATCCGCGGCTTCGTGAGCCTCGTGAAATGGGGCCTGTGCGGCATCGGCGTGCTGGCGCTGGTGGTGCTGGCCCTGCTGGCAACGCCGCTGCAGCCGTTGCCGGAACTGCAAGCGATCTCGCGGGCGCGGGCCACCGTCGATCTTACCAGCCTGCCTGCGATTGTGCGGTTCCAGGCCCGCGACGGCACATGGCTCGGTTTCCGCCATTATCGCGCGGGCGGCGCGCCGACGGGGCGCGTGGCGATCGTGATTCATGGCTCCTCCGGCTCCAGCGGCGGCACCATCCATGCGCTGTCGCAGGCGCTGGCTGCGCACGGCGTGGAGACCTTTGCGGTCGATATGCGGGGCCACGGCACGTCAGGCACGCACGGCGATATCGGCTATGTCGGCCAGCTTGAGGACGATCTCGCCGATTTCGTCGCGGTGTTGCGCAGCAGCGTGCCATCAGCGCCGCTGACCTTGATCGGCCATTCCTCCGGCGGCGGCTTTACGCTGCGCGTGGCGGGCTCGCCGATTCAGAACCTGTTCGAGCGCTTCGTGCTGCTCGCTCCCTATCTCGGCTACGATGCTCCCTCCACCCGGCCGAGTTCCGGCGGCTGGGCGCGCGCCGATATCCCGCGCATCCTCGGGCTGACGGCGCTACGCGCCATCGGCGTCAACTGCTGTGAGGCGCTGCCGGTGCTGGCGCTCGCGGTACCACCGAACTCCGAGAAGACGCTGGTGTCGACCTATACCGACCGGTTGATGCGCAACTTTGCGGCGCGCAGCGACTTCCGCCGCGATCTCGCTGCGGCGGCGAGACCTCTCACTATCATCTGCGGCGCCGACGACGAATTGATGCTCGCGGACAAATACGCCGAAGCCGTGCGTGGCGCGAAGGTCGCGGTCGACGTCAGGGTGCTCGACGGCATCAACCACATGGGTATCGTCGCCGCGCCGAAGGCGGTATCCATCATCGCCGAAGATGTTGCCACGCGCGCCATGGCGGGGTCGTAG